A region of Micromonospora chokoriensis DNA encodes the following proteins:
- a CDS encoding glycerophosphodiester phosphodiesterase yields the protein MLTRPGYLDAPAPLAFAHRGGAADGDENTTEAFARAVGLGYRYVETDVHATADGVAVIFHDPTLQRVTGEPGRIAEMSWADLASVRVGGAAVVPRLDEVLGAWPQVRFNIDVKADGGVEPTVATVTSAGAADRVLLASFSDARLTRMRALTEGRVATSLGMRGVARLRLASLHGRPLRLPPSVVAAQVPPRYGRVPVVDRRFLDYCHRIGLQVHVWTIDEPAQMHDLLDRGVDGIMTDHVGVLRDVYRSRGHWAA from the coding sequence GTGCTGACCCGACCCGGCTACCTCGACGCGCCCGCGCCGCTGGCGTTCGCCCACCGCGGCGGCGCCGCCGACGGCGACGAGAACACCACCGAGGCGTTCGCCCGGGCCGTCGGGCTCGGTTACCGGTACGTGGAGACCGACGTGCACGCCACCGCGGACGGCGTGGCCGTGATCTTCCACGACCCGACGCTCCAGCGGGTCACCGGTGAACCGGGGCGCATCGCCGAGATGAGCTGGGCCGACCTCGCCTCGGTACGCGTCGGCGGCGCCGCCGTCGTACCCCGGCTCGACGAGGTCCTCGGCGCCTGGCCGCAGGTCCGCTTCAACATCGACGTGAAGGCCGACGGCGGCGTCGAGCCGACGGTCGCGACCGTGACCAGCGCCGGCGCCGCCGACCGGGTGCTGCTCGCCTCGTTCAGCGACGCCCGCCTGACCCGGATGCGCGCGCTCACCGAGGGGAGGGTCGCCACCAGTCTCGGCATGCGGGGCGTCGCCCGGCTACGCCTCGCCTCCCTGCACGGGCGACCGCTGCGGCTTCCCCCGTCGGTGGTCGCCGCGCAGGTGCCGCCCCGCTACGGGCGGGTGCCGGTGGTGGACCGTCGGTTCCTCGACTACTGCCACCGGATCGGCCTGCAGGTGCACGTCTGGACGATCGACGAACCCGCCCAGATGCACGACTTACTGGATCGTGGCGTGGATGGCATCATGACCGATCACGTCGGCGTGCTGCGCGACGTCTACCGCAGCCGCGGCCACTGGGCCGCCTGA